One part of the Solea solea chromosome 1, fSolSol10.1, whole genome shotgun sequence genome encodes these proteins:
- the LOC131465198 gene encoding aquaporin-1-like: protein MSEIKTWAFWRAFLAESLGMMIFVFIGLSAAIGDRNNTYPDQEIKVALAFGLAIATLAQSIGHISGAHLNPAITLGLLASCQMSILRALFYVIAQILGAVAGSAFVNAIRPEIIDSLGVNKLNGVSPSQGFAIEFLLTFQLVLCVLAVTDKRRDVAGFAPLAIGLSVALGHLAGIRYTGCGINPARSFGPAIILQSFDDHWVYWAGPMSAGVVAALLYNYVLTSSHESFREKTRALFCGGSSPESENREPLLEHVEDVKWLKEPGV from the exons ATGTCTGAAATTAAAACGTGGGCTTTCTGGAGGGCATTCCTCGCCGAGTCTCTCGGAATGATGATCTTTGTCTTCATCGGCCTCTCAGCTGCAATTGGGGACAGGAATAATACTTACCCTGACCAGGAGATAAAAGTGGCATTGGCCTTTGGCTTGGCCATCGCTACATTAGCCCAGAGTATAGGTCACATCAGCGGTGCCCACCTGAATCCTGCCATCACCCTCGGCCTCCTTGCCAGCTGCCAGATGAGTATCCTCCGAGCCCTTTTCTACGTAATCGCTCAGATTTTGGGAGCAGTGGCTGGCAGTGCCTTTGTGAACGCTATCAGGCCAGAAATCATTGATTCACTCGGTGTTAACAAG cTAAATGGAGTCAGCCCAAGTCAAGGTTTCGCTATAGAGTTCCTGCTCACCTTCCAGCTGGTGCTGTGTGTGCTCGCAGTCACTGACAAACGACGTGATGTAGCTGGATTTGCACCTCTGGCTATCGGACTCTCTGTAGCGTTGGGACACCTCGCCGGG ATCCGCTACACAGGATGCGGCATCAACCCAGCTCGATCCTTTGGGCCTGCAATTATACTGCAGTCATTTGATGACCATTGG gTATACTGGGCAGGACCGATGAGTGCCGGTGTGGTGGCCGCTCTTCTGTATAATTATGTACTGACGTCCAGTCACGAGTCCTTCAGAGAAAAAACAAGAGCCTTGTTCTGCGGAGGCTCCTCGCCAGAAAGTGAGAATCGGGAACCTCTGCTGGAGCATGTTGAAGATGTGAAATGGTTAAAAGAGCCAGGAGTCTAA
- the usp14 gene encoding ubiquitin carboxyl-terminal hydrolase 14 isoform X2, which yields MPVFSVNVKWGKEKFDAVELNTEEPPMVFKAQLFALTGVQPDRQKVMVKGGTLKDDEWGNIKLKNGMTLLMMGSAEALPEEPSDRPMFAEDMTEEQLASAMELPCGLTNLGNTCYMNATVQCLRSVPELKTALRRYAGSLRSSGANAPSQYITAALRDLYETMDKTSSSLPPIILLQFLHMAFPQFAEKGDQGQYLQQDANECWLQMMRVLQQKLEPLEPETPMETESESGAASASSKKNFIDQYFGVEFETSMKCTESEEEEPIKGKENQLQLSCFINPEVKYLATGLRLRLQEEITKMSPTLDRNALYIKSSKLSRLPAYLTVQMVRFYYKEKASVNAKVLKDVKFPLMLDVYELCTSEVQEKMLPIRSKFKEVEDKKLEKQQQKLVKKPDAGKEVKYEPFSFSDDIGSNNSGYYDLQGVLTHQGRSSSSGHYVGWVKRKEGEWVKFDDDKVSLVSPDDILRLSGGGDWHIAYVLLYGPRRLEILEEDQ from the exons ATGCCGGTGTTTTCAG taAATGTGAAATGGGGCAAAGAAAAGTTTGATGCAGTCGAGCTGAACACAGAGGAGCCACCCATGGTGTTCAAAGCTCAGCTCTTTGCCCTGACAGGAGTTCAGCCTGACAGACAGAAGGTTATGGTGAAGGGAGGAACTCTGAAG GATGATGAGTGGGGAAACATTAAACTGAAGAAT GGAATGACTCTGCTGATGATGGGCTCAGCAGAGGCCCTGCCTGAGGAGCCTTCTGACCGGCCTATGTTTGCAGAGGATATGACTGAGGAGCAGCTGGCCTCGGCG ATGGAACTGCCCTGTGGCTTGACAAACTTGGGCAACACCTGTTATATGAATGCCACAGTGCAGTGTTTGCGCTCTGTGCCAGAGCTCAAAACCGCCCTCAGAAG GTATGCAGGTTCTCTGCGATCCTCAGGGGCCAATGCACCATCACAGTATATCACAGCAG CACTTCGTGACTTGTATGAGACCATGGACAAGACCTCGTCCAGCCTCCCACCCATTATTCTGCTGCAGTTCCTTCATATGGCCTTCCCACAGTTTGCTGAGAAGGGGGATCAGGGACAGTACCTCCAGCAG GATGCAAATGAGTGTTGGCTGCAGATGATGAGAGTGCTTCAGCAAAAGTTGGAGCCACTAGAGCCAGAGACTCCCATGGAG actgagagtgagagtggagcCGCATCTGCCTCTTCAAAGAAGAACTTTATCGACCAGTATTTTGGCGTAGAATTTGAAACTTC CATGAAATGCACAGagtctgaggaagaggagcctATTAAAGGCAAGGAGAATCAGCTCCAGCTCAGTTGCTTCATCAATCCAGAGGTCAAGTACCTTGCAACAGGACTCAGGCTG AGATTACAGgaagaaatcacaaaaatgtctcCAACCTTGGACAGAAATGCCCTGTATATAAAATCT TCAAAACTCAGCCGTCTCCCTGCTTACTTAACGGTTCAAATGGTGCGATTTTACTACAAAGAGAAGGCGTCTGTGAATGCGAAAGTTCTTAAG GACGTCAAGTTCCCACTCATGCTGGATGTCTATGAGCTGTGCACCTCCGAGGTCCAGGAGAAGATGCTGCCAATCAGGTCAAAGTTTAAGGAGGTCGAGGATAAGAAGCTggagaaacagcagcaaaag TTGGTGAAGAaaccagatgcaggaaaagaagTGAAATATGAGCCCTTCTCATTCTCTGACG acATTGGCTCCAACAACAGTGGCTACTATGACCTGCAGGGTGTGCTGACACACCAGGGCCGCTCCAGCTCATCAGGTCACTATGTGGGATGGGTCAAAAGGAAAGAAG GTGAGTGGGTGAAGTTTGACGATGACAAGGTGAGTCTGGTGTCTCCAGATGACATCCTGCGACTTTCTGGTGGTGGAGACTGGCATATAGCATATGTTCTACTATACGGGCCTCGACGCCTGGAAATACTTGAAGAGGATCAGTAG
- the usp14 gene encoding ubiquitin carboxyl-terminal hydrolase 14 isoform X1 has product MPVFSVNVKWGKEKFDAVELNTEEPPMVFKAQLFALTGVQPDRQKVMVKGGTLKDDEWGNIKLKNGMTLLMMGSAEALPEEPSDRPMFAEDMTEEQLASAMELPCGLTNLGNTCYMNATVQCLRSVPELKTALRRYAGSLRSSGANAPSQYITAALRDLYETMDKTSSSLPPIILLQFLHMAFPQFAEKGDQGQYLQQDANECWLQMMRVLQQKLEPLEPETPMETESESGAASASSKKNFIDQYFGVEFETSMKCTESEEEEPIKGKENQLQLSCFINPEVKYLATGLRLRLQEEITKMSPTLDRNALYIKSSKLSRLPAYLTVQMVRFYYKEKASVNAKVLKDVKFPLMLDVYELCTSEVQEKMLPIRSKFKEVEDKKLEKQQQKQLVKKPDAGKEVKYEPFSFSDDIGSNNSGYYDLQGVLTHQGRSSSSGHYVGWVKRKEGEWVKFDDDKVSLVSPDDILRLSGGGDWHIAYVLLYGPRRLEILEEDQ; this is encoded by the exons ATGCCGGTGTTTTCAG taAATGTGAAATGGGGCAAAGAAAAGTTTGATGCAGTCGAGCTGAACACAGAGGAGCCACCCATGGTGTTCAAAGCTCAGCTCTTTGCCCTGACAGGAGTTCAGCCTGACAGACAGAAGGTTATGGTGAAGGGAGGAACTCTGAAG GATGATGAGTGGGGAAACATTAAACTGAAGAAT GGAATGACTCTGCTGATGATGGGCTCAGCAGAGGCCCTGCCTGAGGAGCCTTCTGACCGGCCTATGTTTGCAGAGGATATGACTGAGGAGCAGCTGGCCTCGGCG ATGGAACTGCCCTGTGGCTTGACAAACTTGGGCAACACCTGTTATATGAATGCCACAGTGCAGTGTTTGCGCTCTGTGCCAGAGCTCAAAACCGCCCTCAGAAG GTATGCAGGTTCTCTGCGATCCTCAGGGGCCAATGCACCATCACAGTATATCACAGCAG CACTTCGTGACTTGTATGAGACCATGGACAAGACCTCGTCCAGCCTCCCACCCATTATTCTGCTGCAGTTCCTTCATATGGCCTTCCCACAGTTTGCTGAGAAGGGGGATCAGGGACAGTACCTCCAGCAG GATGCAAATGAGTGTTGGCTGCAGATGATGAGAGTGCTTCAGCAAAAGTTGGAGCCACTAGAGCCAGAGACTCCCATGGAG actgagagtgagagtggagcCGCATCTGCCTCTTCAAAGAAGAACTTTATCGACCAGTATTTTGGCGTAGAATTTGAAACTTC CATGAAATGCACAGagtctgaggaagaggagcctATTAAAGGCAAGGAGAATCAGCTCCAGCTCAGTTGCTTCATCAATCCAGAGGTCAAGTACCTTGCAACAGGACTCAGGCTG AGATTACAGgaagaaatcacaaaaatgtctcCAACCTTGGACAGAAATGCCCTGTATATAAAATCT TCAAAACTCAGCCGTCTCCCTGCTTACTTAACGGTTCAAATGGTGCGATTTTACTACAAAGAGAAGGCGTCTGTGAATGCGAAAGTTCTTAAG GACGTCAAGTTCCCACTCATGCTGGATGTCTATGAGCTGTGCACCTCCGAGGTCCAGGAGAAGATGCTGCCAATCAGGTCAAAGTTTAAGGAGGTCGAGGATAAGAAGCTggagaaacagcagcaaaag CAGTTGGTGAAGAaaccagatgcaggaaaagaagTGAAATATGAGCCCTTCTCATTCTCTGACG acATTGGCTCCAACAACAGTGGCTACTATGACCTGCAGGGTGTGCTGACACACCAGGGCCGCTCCAGCTCATCAGGTCACTATGTGGGATGGGTCAAAAGGAAAGAAG GTGAGTGGGTGAAGTTTGACGATGACAAGGTGAGTCTGGTGTCTCCAGATGACATCCTGCGACTTTCTGGTGGTGGAGACTGGCATATAGCATATGTTCTACTATACGGGCCTCGACGCCTGGAAATACTTGAAGAGGATCAGTAG
- the thoc1 gene encoding THO complex subunit 1, with protein sequence MSPSLFNFVEAKDKFTASARSALTGKSGKHLLNVFNQITGNESEKKTTLDQALRGVLGDQIEQKTCCDDYLSLIYLSIDAVKEGICSATTPFILLGDVLDCLPLDKCDKIFSFVEDNVSTWKSNSFYTAGKNYLLRMCNDLLRRLSKSQNTVFCGRIQLFLARLFPLSEKSGLNLQSQFNLENITVFNKNEQETTFSQKPAEEKEDGMEVEEGEMGEDDAPAPCSIPIDYNLYRKFWTLQDYFRNPVQCYDKFSWMTFLKFSDETLAVFKSYKLDDTQASKRKLEELRASGGEHVYFAKFLTSEKLMDLQLSDSNFRRHILLQYLILFQYLSGQVKFKSSSCVLNDDQTTWIEETTKLVYQLLREIPPDGDKFATMVEHILNTEDNWNAWKNEGCASFVKERAVDDKPKRPTRKRQAPEDFLGKGPDRKIFMGNDELTRLWNLNHDNMEACKSDSREFMPSLDEFFTEAIEQADPVNMVEDEYKVVRNPNYGWRALRLLSRRSPHFFQPTNQKFKSLADYLDSMVSKLAKELPKDIPSEEIKTGEDDDDDNGDNLLKDSNDSPSIQSKMVTNQQMDDVAAKLGAQWKTLASHWEMKAAELREIETDSEDVDMQAKLLLVAWQDREGTQATVESLVTALNAVGFSQIADSLSEA encoded by the exons ATGTCGCCGTCCTTATTTAATTTTGTCGAGGCTAAAGACAAATTCACG GCTTCTGCCAGATCTGCCCTGACTGGAAAGAGTGGCAAacatttgttaaatgtttttaaccAGATCACCGGCAA TGAGTCTGAAAAGAAAACCACACTTGACCAGGCTCTGCGGGGTGTTCTCGGTGATCAG attgaGCAGAAGACGTGCTGTGATGATTACCTGTCTCTCATCTACCTGAGTATTGATGCTGTTAAAGAGG GCATCTGCTCCGCTACAACACCTTTCATTTTGCTGGGGGACGTACTGGACTGCCTTCCTCTCGACAAGTGTGACAAAATATTCTCTTTCGTAGAGGATAATGTCTCCACCTGGAAGTCG AATTCCTTCTACACTGCTGGAAAGAACTACCTGTTGAGGATGTGTAACG ATCTTTTGAGAAGACTTTCCAAATCCCAGAATACAGTATTTTGTGGGAGAATCCAGCTTTTTTTggcacgtctcttccctctgtcTGAGAAATCTG GTCTCAATCTCCAGAGCCAGTTTAATCTTGAAAATATAACAGTGTTCAATAAGAATGAACAAGAGACTACTTTCAGCCAGAAG CCTGCAGAAGAAAAGGAGGATGGTatggaggtggaggaaggaGAAATGGGTGAGGATGATGCTCCTGCACCATG CTCCATTCCGATTGATTACAACTTGTACAGGAAGTTCTGGACCTTGCAGGACTACTTCAGAAACCCTGTGCAGTGTTATGATAAATTCTCCTGGATGACGTTTCTCAAG TTCTCAGATGAGACCTTGGCAGTGTTCAAGAGCTATAAACTGGATGACACGCAGGCCTCTAAGAGGAAACTAGAGGAGCTGAGAGCATCTGGAGGAGAACATGTCTACTTTGCCAAGTTCCTCACAAGCGAGAAG CTGATGGATTTGCAGCTCAGTGACAGTAATTTCAGACGACACATTCTTCTTCAGTACCTCATTCTCTTCCAGTACTTGAGTGGTCAGGTCAAGTTCAAAAG CTCCAGTTGTGTCCTGAATGATGATCAGACTACATGGATAGAAGAGACGACTAAACTGGTCTATCAG ctgctgagggAGATCCCCCCTGATGGAGACAAGTTCGCCACCATGGTTGAG caCATCCTCAACACGGAGGACAACTGGAACGCCTGGAAGAACGAGGGATGCGCAAGTTTTGTGAAAGAGAG GGCGGTAGACGACAAACCAAAAAGACCCACCAGGAAAAGACAAGCGCCAGAGGATTTCCTTGGAAAAGGGCCAGACCGCAAGATCTTCATGGGAAA TGATGAGTTGACTCGACTCTGGAACCTGAACCACGACAACATGGAAGCCTGCAAGTCAGACAGCAG agaGTTCATGCCATCGCTGGATGAATTCTTTACAGAAGCCATTGAACAGGCTGACCCCGTAAACATGGTGGAGGACGAGTACAA AGTTGTACGAAACCCAAACTACGGCTGGCGTGCTCTCAGGCTGCTTTCCAGAAGAAGTCCACACTTCTTTCAACCAACTAACCAGAAGTTCAAGAGCCTGGCAGACTACCTTGACAGCATGGTCAGCAAACTGGCCAAAGAACTGCCG AAGGACATCCCTTCTGAAGAAATCAAGACGGGAgaagatgatgacgatgacaatGGAGACAATCTCCTCAAAGACAGCAATGACA GTCCGAGCATACAGAGCAAGATGGTGACAAACCAGCAGATGGACGACGTGGCAGCTAAACTCGGAGCTCAGTGGAAGACGCTGGCCTCCCATTGGGAGATGAAGGCAGCAGAGCTGCGGGAGATCGAAACGGACAGTGAGGATGTTGACATGCAGGCCAAACTGCTGCTCGTGGCCTGGCAGGACAGAGAGGGAACACAAGCTACTGTGGAGAGCCTGGTGACAGCTCTCAATGCTGTTGGCTTCTCCCAGATTGCAGACAGCCTCAGTGAGGCTTAA
- the LOC131473017 gene encoding aquaporin-1-like — translation MPAYSPLSVRAIYMHLAAVVQLRNFRDSPQPQLNSHSATRMREFKSKDFWRAVLAEFVGMTFFIFLSIAAAIGNTNNTAPDQEVKVSLAFGLAIATLAQSLGHISGAHLNPAVTIGMLVSCQISIFKAVMYIIAQMLGSALASGIVYGARPSQSSALGLNTLNGVTPAQGVGIELLATFQLVLCVIAVTDKRRRDVTGSAPLAIGLSVCLGHLAAISYTGCGINPARSFGPALILNNFDNHWVYWVGPICGGIAAALIYDFLLSPKFDDFPERMRVLVSGPVDDYDVNGDNGATTVEMSSK, via the exons ATGCCCGCCTACTCGCCATTATCAGTGCGGGCCATATATATGCATCTTGCTGCTGTGGTTCAGCTCAGAAACTTCAGAGACAGCCCACAGCCACAGCTGAACAGCCACTCTGCCACCAGGATGAGAGAGTTCAAGAGCAAAGACTTCTGGAGGGCTGTTCTGGCCGAATTCGTTGGCAtgaccttttttattttcctcagcaTCGCGGCAGCCATTgggaacacaaacaacactgcCCCCGACCAGGAGGTGAAGGTGTCACTGGCCTTTGGACTGGCCATCGCCACGCTGGCCCAGAGTTTAGGCCACATCAGTGGAGCCCACCTGAATCCTGCAGTTACCATAGGGATGCTTGTCAGCTGCCAGATCAGCATATTCAAGGCCGTCATGTACATAATTGCTCAGATGCTGGGTTCAGCGCTGGCCAGTGGCATTGTGTATGGAGCACGTCCAAGTCAGTCTTCAGCACTGGGGCTCAACACT CTCAATGGTGTTACTCCAGCCCAAGGCGTGGGCATTGAGCTTCTGGCAACGTTCCAGCTGGTGCTGTGTGTCATTGCAGTCACTGATAAAAGGCGGCGTGATGTCACCGGCTCAGCACCCTTGGCCATTGGCCTCTCGGTCTGCCTAGGACACCTGGCAGCT ATCAGCTACACAGGCTGTGGAATCAATCCCGCTCGCTCCTTTGGTCCAGCTTTGATCCTTAACAATTTCGATAACCACTGG GTGTACTGGGTGGGGCCAATCTGTGGCGGTATCGCAGCAGCACTCATTTACGATTTCCTGCTCTCTCCCAAATTTGATGACTTCCCCGAACGCATGAGAGTGCTGGTCAGCGGCCCAGTGGACGACTATGACGTTAACGGGGACAATGGTGCTACAACTGTGGAGATGTCGTCAAAGTAG